One genomic segment of Syngnathus typhle isolate RoL2023-S1 ecotype Sweden linkage group LG8, RoL_Styp_1.0, whole genome shotgun sequence includes these proteins:
- the add3b gene encoding adducin 3 (gamma) b produces the protein MSLVEVRQLAGSLTLSLSSNDSKERCCESDPDSLRGRAMSPDLRQDFNMMEQRKRVTHILQSPVFKDELEGLIQDQMTKGNNPTGLLALRQIADLLMAGTVGGAGPLTSPISLGTVSPINDLYAAETPSFAKGEKPSRCKLAGLYRLVDLFSWARCTGAYITVRVNKEQDHVLISPRGLSFAEVTAATLVKVNMIGDVVDQGSTDLGIDHFGFAPHAAIYAMRPDLKCIIHIHTPATAAVSSMKCGILPISQEALLLGDVSCFGYHGSLANKEEKVEFQKALGPTAKVMILRNHGLLALGETIEEAFHYMYHSQQACEIQVQALACSGGADNLLLLDKEKFKPLTQGAAAAGVPVSNDFKWKVGEAEFESLMRMLDNLGYRTGHSYRNPIVREKPRSKNDVEIPATVSAIMSDEEGEAAGLSSPFKFTAQKQQRERTRWLTSPNSYLRVNVPERSPSGDVSPKTMWMKSSEPGKSMGTPIKIEDPNQFVPLNTDPTEVLHKRNRIKEQHRGDLMTSGPKSHLLAGIVVDTIPGPAFIMEDEEHTRSLPPNPFNHLTEEVLEEYKTLVQRKQLGQDEDEDATDADEMTTFDGSTISLSLSPIMTPSKFDTIPNGKDHLSDPEEDLTLEVSKLSVSASESLEISMSAKDETPECQSKKKKKNKFRTPSFLKKSKKKEKGQVSAH, from the exons ATGAGCCTGGTGGAGGTGAGGCAGTTAGCGGGCTCGCTGACCCTGTCCCTGTCCAGCAATGACTCCAAGGAACGCTGCTGCGAGAGCGACCCGGACAGCCTCCGCGGCCGGGCCATGTCTCCGGACTTGAGGCAGGACTTCAACATGATGGAGCAAAGGAAGAGGGTCACCCACATCCTGCAGAGTCCA GTGTTCAAAGATGAGTTGGAAGGCCTGATTCAGGACCAGATGACCAAAGGCAACAACCCCACAGGTCTCCTGGCCCTGAGGCAGATAGCTGACCTGCTCATGGCCGGCACGGTGGGAGGGGCCGGGCCTTTGACGTCACCCATCA GCTTGGGAACGGTGTCCCCCATCAACGACTTGTACGCCGCCGAGACGCCATCCTTCGCCAAAGGCGAGAAGCCGAGCCGCTGCAAGCTTGCCGGCCTCTACAGGCTGGTTGACCTTTTTAGCTGGGCTCGTTGCACCGGCGCCTACATCACC GTGCGTGTCAACAAAGAGCAGGATCATGTTCTGATCAGTCCGAGAGGTCTGTCCTTTGCCGAGGTCACTGCAGCAACGTTG GTGAAAGTGAACATGATCGGCGACGTAGTGGACCAGGGCTCGACCGACTTGGGCATCGACCACTTTGGATTCGCTCCTCACGCCGCCATCTACGCCATGCGCCCCGACTTGAAATGCATCATCCACATCCACACGCCCGCTACGGCCGCC GTGTCCTCCATGAAGTGTGGAATACTGCCCATTTCCCAGGAGGCCTTGCTCCTTGGAGACGTGAGCTGCTTCGGTTACCATGGCAGCCTGGCTAATAAAGAGGAGAAGGTGGAGTTTCAGAAAGCTCTGGGCCCGACTGCCAAG GTGATGATCCTAAGGAACCACGGGCTGCTTGCTTTGGGAGAAACCATAGAAGAAGCTTTCCACTACATGTACCACTCGCAGCAAGCGTGCGAAATCCAG GTGCAGGCATTGGCTTGCTCGGGCGGCGCGGACAACCTGCTGCTCCTGGACAAGGAGAAGTTCAAACCTCTCACGCAGGGAGCGGCCGCCGCCGGGGTGCCCGTCAGCAACGACTTCAAGTGGAAAGTGGGAGAGGCCGAGTTCGAGTCTCTGATGAGGATGCTGGACAACCTT GGATATAGAACAGGCCACTCGTACCGAAACCCCATCGTCCGCGAAAAGCCCCGATCCAAGAACGACGTGGAAATCCCCGCCACGGTGTCGGCGATTATGTCGGACGAGGAGGGCGAAGCGGCGGGCCTGAGTAGCCCCTTTAAGTTCACGGCGCAGAAGCAGCAGCGGGAGCGGACGCGCTGGCTCACCTCGCCCAACAGTTACTTGAGGGTCAACGTGCCCGAACGCTCGCCCAGCGGAGACGTCAGCCCCAAAACCATG TGGATGAAGTCATCAGAACCAGGCAAAAGCATGGGCACCCCGATTAAGATCGAAGACCCTAACCAGTTTGTGCCCCTCAACACTGACCCAACAGAAGTGTTGCACAAGAGGAACCGG ATAAAAGAGCAGCACAGAGGCGACCTGATGACGTCAGGTCCCAAGTCCCATTTACTGGCGGGCATTGTTGTGGACACCATCCCGGGACCA GCTTTCATCATGGAGGACGAGGAGCACACTCGCTCCCTTCCACCTAACCCTTTCAACCATCTGACAGAGGAGGTACTGGAAGAGTACAAGACCCTGGTGCAGCGAAAGCAACTAGGCCAAGACG AAGACGAAGATGCAACGGATGCGGACGAGATGACCACGTTTGATGGCTCCACAATCTCACTCTCACTTTCTCCCATCATGACACCATCCAAGTTCG ACACGATACCCAACGGGAAGGACCATTTGTCCGATCCGGAAGAGGACCTGACCCTGGAGGTTTCCAAGCTGAGCGTGAGCGCTTCGGAATCTCTGGAAATCTCCATGAGCGCCAAAGACGAGACCCCGGAATGTcagagcaagaagaagaagaagaacaagttCCGCACGCCTTCCTTCCTGAAGAAAAgcaagaagaaggagaaaggTCAGGTGTCGGCACATTAA